One stretch of Myxocyprinus asiaticus isolate MX2 ecotype Aquarium Trade chromosome 23, UBuf_Myxa_2, whole genome shotgun sequence DNA includes these proteins:
- the LOC127413770 gene encoding synuclein-like, translating to MDVLKKGFSIAKEGVVAAAEKTKAGVEEAAAKTKEGVMYVGTKTKEGVVTSVNTVAQKTTDQANLVGEAAVAGANQVSEKTVEGLESVVASTGLVKPVEFSKQEGAAEQPADAGQ from the exons ATGGATGTACTGAAGAAGGGATTCTCCATCGCTAAGGAGGGAGTGGTGGCCGCTGCTGAGAAAACCAAGGCCGGGGTGGAGGAGGCAGCtgccaaaaccaaggagggggTCATGTATGTGG GCACAAAGACAAAGGAAGGTGTTGTGACAAGTGTGaacacag TTGCCCAGAAAACAACTGATCAGGCGAATCTTGTGGGTGAGGCTGCTGTGGCTGGAGCCAATCAGGTGTCAGAGAAGACAGTGGAGGGGCTGGAGAGTGTGGTCGCATCCACTGGCCTGGTCAAACCG GTGGAGTTCTCGAAGCAAGAGGGAGCTGCAGAACAGCCTGCAGATGCAGGACAGTAG